Proteins encoded together in one Rhizobium sp. 11515TR window:
- a CDS encoding FAD-binding oxidoreductase, which translates to MPDYQRIKKELEGIAVEDNPALVRQKSRDFYWYSPILKAQLDNVTADLVVTPKTEEEVIRTLKVAYAHDVPVTPRGAGTGNYGQAMPLSGGIVLNLAAMNRIKEIHPGRVVCEPGIVIAELDRQTKAHSGQELRFHPSTAQTATIGGFIAGGSGGVGSITWGGLRDLGNILRLRVVTMEAEPRTLDLTGWDLTKVSHAYGTNGIITEIEMPLAPAYDWVDVLVGYDDFMDAVRFSDALAKCNGILVKEIAPIAAPIPQDYFTRHKPYIRQGQSIVALMIAPHSMDPFVAFTMQQRGEITFRSDKVESMKGIPHAYELAWNHTTLRALKVDPSITYLQVQYPGPDHVAKVQKMVEIFGDEVPGHLEFIKFDGQIQCSGLPLVRYTSEARLEEIIRIHQDHGCPIFNPHRYTLEEGGMKQTDAVQLAFKKETDPKGLLNPGKMIAWDDPNFDFKSGKNYLFPGLAALMEAS; encoded by the coding sequence ATGCCGGATTACCAGCGCATCAAGAAAGAACTCGAAGGCATCGCCGTCGAAGACAATCCGGCGCTCGTGCGCCAGAAAAGCCGTGACTTCTACTGGTATTCGCCCATCCTGAAGGCCCAGCTCGACAATGTCACGGCCGATCTCGTCGTCACCCCGAAAACCGAGGAAGAGGTGATCCGCACGTTGAAGGTCGCCTATGCGCACGACGTTCCCGTCACGCCGCGCGGCGCCGGCACCGGCAATTACGGCCAGGCCATGCCGCTTTCCGGCGGTATCGTGCTCAATCTCGCCGCCATGAACAGAATCAAGGAGATCCATCCCGGCCGCGTCGTCTGCGAGCCCGGCATCGTTATTGCCGAACTCGACCGTCAGACCAAGGCCCATTCGGGCCAGGAGCTGCGCTTCCATCCTTCGACCGCGCAGACGGCGACGATCGGCGGCTTCATCGCCGGCGGGTCGGGCGGTGTCGGCTCGATCACCTGGGGCGGCCTGCGCGATCTCGGCAATATCCTGCGGCTCCGCGTCGTGACGATGGAAGCCGAACCGCGCACGCTCGATCTCACCGGCTGGGACCTGACCAAGGTCAGCCATGCCTACGGCACCAACGGCATCATCACCGAAATCGAAATGCCTTTGGCGCCGGCCTATGATTGGGTCGACGTGCTGGTCGGCTACGACGACTTCATGGATGCCGTGCGCTTTTCAGACGCGCTTGCCAAGTGCAACGGCATTCTGGTCAAGGAAATCGCCCCGATCGCAGCCCCCATTCCGCAAGACTATTTTACCCGCCACAAGCCCTATATCCGTCAAGGGCAATCGATCGTGGCGCTGATGATCGCGCCGCATTCGATGGACCCTTTCGTCGCCTTCACCATGCAGCAGAGGGGCGAAATCACCTTCCGCTCCGACAAGGTCGAGAGCATGAAGGGCATACCGCATGCCTATGAGCTCGCCTGGAACCACACCACATTGCGCGCCCTGAAGGTCGATCCATCCATCACCTATCTGCAGGTGCAGTATCCGGGGCCGGATCATGTCGCCAAGGTTCAGAAGATGGTGGAAATCTTCGGCGACGAGGTGCCCGGCCATCTCGAATTCATTAAGTTCGACGGCCAGATCCAATGCTCGGGTCTGCCATTGGTGCGCTATACCTCCGAGGCGCGGCTCGAAGAGATCATTAGGATTCACCAGGATCACGGCTGCCCGATCTTCAATCCGCACCGCTATACGCTGGAGGAAGGCGGCATGAAGCAGACGGATGCGGTTCAGCTTGCCTTCAAGAAGGAAACCGATCCAAAGGGTCTGCTCAATCCCGGCAAGATGATCGCCTGGGACGACCCGAATTTCGATTTCAAATCCGGCAAGAACTATCTCTTCCCCGGCCTTGCGGCCCTGATGGAGGCCTCATGA
- a CDS encoding chromate transporter → MDAISHSNAAQREGPAVAELFFGFFKLGLIGFGGVLPLARRMVVEDRKWLTGEEFTELLGLCQFLPGGNIINMAVAIGSKFQGVAGAFSALLGLIVAPTAIVIGLGVVYDQFNSDPRIQHMFAGLAAAAAGLLISMAVKIVLPLRRRPVALVIAAICFAAIAIIGLPLLPTMLVLAPLSIIATWKLEA, encoded by the coding sequence ATGGACGCTATTTCTCATTCCAATGCTGCTCAACGCGAAGGACCAGCGGTCGCGGAGCTCTTTTTCGGCTTTTTCAAACTCGGCCTCATTGGTTTTGGCGGGGTTCTGCCGCTCGCACGCCGCATGGTGGTCGAGGATCGCAAGTGGTTGACTGGGGAGGAGTTCACCGAACTGCTCGGGCTCTGCCAGTTCCTGCCGGGCGGCAATATCATCAATATGGCGGTTGCGATCGGCTCCAAGTTTCAAGGCGTGGCGGGGGCTTTCTCGGCTCTTCTCGGCCTCATTGTCGCGCCGACGGCGATCGTGATCGGCCTTGGCGTCGTGTACGATCAGTTCAACAGCGATCCACGCATCCAGCACATGTTTGCAGGCCTTGCGGCGGCCGCGGCCGGTCTGCTGATCTCAATGGCCGTCAAGATCGTCCTGCCATTGCGCCGCAGGCCTGTCGCCCTGGTCATCGCGGCCATTTGCTTTGCCGCCATCGCCATCATCGGGCTGCCTTTGCTGCCGACCATGCTGGTTCTTGCGCCCCTCAGCATTATCGCCACCTGGAAGCTTGAAGCATGA
- a CDS encoding cytosine deaminase, giving the protein MTHAFMSPPNAARFVLSNATVPAVALSGLKAPSSEGLIKADIVVADGLISDIVAPGTAPVEYARVDMRDGMVWPTFVDMHTHLDKGHIWERRPNPDGSFMGALDAVRTDREANWSADDVRRRMEFSLRSAYAHGTGLIRTHLDSLAPQHRISFEVFASVREAWKDKIALQAVALFPLDSMVDDAFFADLLRVVRDAGGLMGGVTQMNPHIDAQLDKLIRAAADNDLDIDLHVDETEDREVLTLKAIAEAVLRNGFTGKVTAGHCCSLARQDENIARATIDLVAKAGISVVSLPMCNMYLQDRHAGRTPRWRGVTLLHELAAAGVPTAVASDNTRDPFYAYGDLDPVEVFREAVRILHLDHPLDTAARVITTSPAEILGRPDIGRITVGSPADLVLFSARRWSEFLSRPQSDRVVLRKGKVIDRSLPDYRELDSVIGA; this is encoded by the coding sequence ATGACCCACGCCTTCATGTCGCCGCCGAATGCCGCCCGCTTCGTGCTGAGCAATGCCACCGTTCCCGCCGTGGCGCTCTCGGGCCTCAAGGCACCTTCCAGCGAGGGCCTGATCAAGGCCGATATCGTCGTCGCCGATGGCCTTATCAGTGACATCGTCGCGCCTGGCACCGCGCCAGTGGAATATGCCCGGGTGGATATGCGCGACGGCATGGTCTGGCCGACATTCGTCGACATGCACACCCATCTCGACAAGGGGCACATCTGGGAACGGCGGCCGAACCCGGACGGCAGTTTCATGGGTGCGCTCGATGCTGTACGTACCGACCGCGAAGCTAACTGGTCGGCCGACGACGTGCGCAGACGCATGGAATTCTCGCTACGTTCGGCTTATGCCCACGGCACAGGCCTGATCCGCACCCACCTCGATTCCTTGGCGCCGCAGCATCGCATCTCTTTCGAGGTCTTCGCCTCGGTCCGCGAGGCCTGGAAGGACAAGATCGCGCTGCAGGCCGTCGCCCTCTTCCCGCTCGACAGCATGGTGGACGATGCCTTCTTTGCCGATCTGCTCCGCGTCGTTCGCGACGCCGGCGGCTTGATGGGCGGCGTCACACAAATGAACCCGCACATCGACGCGCAACTGGACAAACTGATCCGCGCTGCTGCCGACAATGACCTCGACATCGATCTGCATGTCGACGAGACCGAGGACAGGGAAGTGCTGACGCTGAAGGCGATCGCTGAAGCCGTGCTTCGCAACGGCTTCACCGGAAAGGTGACCGCCGGCCACTGCTGCTCGCTTGCCCGGCAGGACGAGAATATTGCCCGCGCCACCATCGATCTCGTCGCCAAGGCCGGGATCTCCGTCGTCTCGCTGCCAATGTGCAACATGTATCTTCAGGACCGCCATGCCGGGCGCACACCGCGCTGGCGCGGCGTCACCCTTTTGCACGAGCTTGCCGCGGCCGGCGTTCCAACCGCCGTCGCCTCCGACAATACCCGCGACCCCTTCTACGCCTATGGCGATCTCGATCCGGTCGAGGTGTTCCGCGAGGCCGTGCGCATCCTGCATCTCGACCATCCGCTGGATACGGCCGCCAGGGTCATCACCACCTCGCCCGCAGAGATACTTGGCCGCCCGGATATCGGGCGGATCACCGTCGGCAGCCCCGCCGATCTCGTGCTTTTCAGCGCCAGGCGCTGGAGCGAATTCCTTTCCCGTCCGCAGTCCGATCGCGTCGTCCTTCGCAAGGGCAAGGTGATCGATCGCAGCCTGCCGGATTATCGTGAACTCGACAGCGTTATTGGAGCCTGA
- a CDS encoding ABC transporter substrate-binding protein, whose translation MYKALKTKTFFAAMGLAAAIMAAEPANALDKVSYGTNWLAQAEHGGFYQAVADGTYKKYGLDVTIVQGGPNAANSALLISGKLDFYMGGPQQEIDAVKQGIPIVDVAAIFQKDPQVLIAHPDAGVEKFEDLAKLPTLFLSKDGYITYFEWMKANFPGFKDEQFKPYNFSPAPFLADKQSAQQGYVTSEPYEIEKQAGWKPKVFLIADAGYSPYSTMITAQKALVDKNPDLVQRFVNASIEGWYNYLYGDNKAANELIKKDNPDMTDGQIAYSIAKMKEYGIVESGDALDKGIGCITEAHYKKFFDEMVQIKLFDADIDYKKAFDTQFVCKGIGMSLKK comes from the coding sequence ATGTATAAAGCCTTGAAGACAAAAACATTCTTTGCCGCCATGGGGCTTGCCGCCGCGATCATGGCCGCCGAACCTGCAAATGCGCTCGACAAAGTCAGCTACGGCACGAACTGGCTTGCACAGGCCGAGCACGGCGGCTTCTACCAGGCGGTCGCCGACGGCACCTACAAGAAATACGGTCTTGATGTCACGATCGTCCAGGGCGGCCCCAACGCGGCCAATTCGGCATTGCTGATCTCCGGCAAGCTGGATTTCTATATGGGCGGCCCGCAGCAGGAGATCGATGCGGTCAAGCAGGGCATTCCGATCGTGGATGTCGCGGCCATCTTTCAGAAGGACCCGCAGGTGCTGATCGCCCATCCGGATGCCGGCGTGGAAAAATTCGAGGATCTTGCCAAGCTGCCGACGCTTTTCCTGAGCAAGGACGGCTACATCACCTATTTCGAGTGGATGAAGGCCAACTTCCCGGGCTTCAAGGACGAACAGTTCAAGCCCTATAATTTCAGCCCGGCGCCATTCCTGGCAGACAAACAGTCCGCACAGCAGGGCTACGTAACCTCGGAACCCTATGAGATCGAAAAGCAGGCCGGCTGGAAGCCGAAAGTCTTCCTGATCGCCGACGCCGGCTATTCGCCCTATTCGACGATGATCACCGCGCAGAAGGCATTGGTCGACAAGAACCCCGATCTCGTGCAACGCTTCGTCAATGCCTCGATCGAGGGCTGGTACAACTACCTCTACGGCGACAATAAGGCGGCCAACGAGCTGATCAAGAAGGACAATCCCGATATGACGGATGGCCAGATCGCTTATTCTATCGCCAAGATGAAGGAATATGGCATCGTGGAATCCGGCGATGCACTCGACAAAGGCATCGGCTGCATCACCGAAGCCCACTACAAGAAGTTCTTCGACGAGATGGTGCAGATCAAGCTTTTCGATGCCGACATCGATTACAAAAAGGCCTTCGACACGCAGTTCGTCTGCAAGGGCATCGGCATGTCGCTGAAGAAGTAA
- a CDS encoding NAD(P)H-dependent oxidoreductase, whose translation MKVLVLHSHPVEESFGGALHRQTIESLKRAGHEVDDCNLYAEDFDPVLSRHDRLIYHDYPENTEALKPYVERLERTEALVIVTPVWNFGFPAILKGYFDRVWLPGVSFELVNGKVRSKLQHIRKLGAVLTYGADPFRAFVAGNPPKKIVKRVLRAQIKPFAPVVFLAHYDMNRSTEGSRSQFLTKVGREMERF comes from the coding sequence ATGAAGGTTCTCGTCCTTCATTCCCATCCGGTCGAGGAAAGTTTTGGCGGCGCGCTGCATCGCCAGACCATCGAGAGCCTGAAACGTGCGGGGCATGAGGTCGACGACTGCAATCTCTATGCCGAGGACTTCGATCCCGTGCTCTCGCGCCACGACCGGCTGATCTATCACGACTATCCCGAAAATACCGAAGCGCTGAAGCCCTATGTCGAACGGCTGGAACGCACCGAGGCTCTTGTGATTGTCACTCCGGTCTGGAACTTCGGCTTTCCGGCCATTCTCAAGGGCTATTTCGATCGGGTCTGGCTTCCGGGCGTTTCCTTCGAACTCGTCAACGGCAAGGTGCGCTCAAAGCTGCAGCATATCCGCAAGCTCGGAGCGGTCTTGACCTACGGTGCGGACCCATTCCGCGCCTTCGTCGCCGGCAATCCGCCGAAGAAGATCGTCAAGCGCGTGCTGCGCGCGCAGATCAAGCCTTTCGCCCCGGTGGTCTTCCTCGCCCATTACGACATGAACCGCTCGACGGAAGGTTCCCGCAGCCAATTTCTGACGAAGGTCGGCCGCGAGATGGAGCGATTTTAA
- a CDS encoding LLM class flavin-dependent oxidoreductase yields MTRHIRFNAFDMNCVAHQSPGLWRHPHDKSWKYKDLDYWQDLARTLERGIFDGIFIADVIGYYDVYKGSNYHAIEQAAQIPVNDPIQLAAPIALATEHLGIGITASTSFEHPYTFARRLATADHHTKGRVGWNIVTSYLESGAKNIGQGGLKTHDNRYEVAAEYVEVLYKLFEGSWEEGAVLRDAKRGIFTDPTKVHEIGHKGKYFDVPGYHLCEPSPQRTPVLYQAGASGPGKAFAASHAECVFVAAPTKSLLRAYVADIRQRAAAAGRDPRKVLIYNLTTLIIAETDAKAQQLFEEYQSYASYDGSLVFMSGWSGIDFGQYAPTDELKKVETNAIVSMIEHFGGKDRVWTVEELAKWGGIGGTGPVFVGSPSTIADILQEWVEETDIDGFNLAYAVTPDSFEAAVDLLVPELQKRGVYPTAYRPGTLREKLFGEGPYLPATHPANAYRDIEAVKRRDAEVATPLRQSAGV; encoded by the coding sequence ATGACAAGGCATATTCGATTCAACGCGTTCGACATGAATTGCGTCGCGCATCAGTCTCCCGGACTATGGAGGCATCCGCACGATAAGTCGTGGAAATACAAGGATTTGGACTATTGGCAGGATCTGGCGCGGACGCTGGAGCGCGGCATTTTCGACGGCATATTCATCGCCGACGTCATCGGCTATTACGATGTCTACAAGGGCTCGAACTACCATGCGATCGAGCAGGCCGCGCAGATACCGGTCAATGATCCGATCCAGCTCGCCGCGCCGATCGCGCTTGCGACAGAACACCTCGGCATAGGAATAACCGCCTCCACCTCCTTCGAGCATCCCTATACGTTTGCCCGCCGGCTCGCCACCGCCGATCATCACACCAAGGGCCGTGTCGGCTGGAATATCGTGACCTCCTATCTGGAGAGCGGCGCGAAGAATATCGGTCAGGGCGGCCTGAAGACCCATGACAATCGTTATGAGGTCGCCGCCGAATATGTGGAGGTCCTCTACAAGCTTTTCGAAGGAAGCTGGGAGGAGGGCGCCGTGCTGCGCGATGCCAAGCGCGGCATTTTCACCGACCCTACCAAGGTCCACGAGATCGGTCACAAGGGCAAGTATTTCGACGTTCCCGGCTACCATCTCTGCGAGCCATCGCCGCAGCGGACGCCCGTGCTTTATCAGGCTGGCGCATCAGGGCCTGGCAAGGCCTTCGCAGCCAGCCATGCCGAATGCGTCTTCGTCGCGGCTCCGACCAAGAGTCTGCTGCGCGCCTATGTCGCCGATATCAGGCAGAGGGCTGCGGCTGCCGGCCGCGATCCACGGAAGGTGCTGATCTATAATCTCACGACGCTGATCATCGCGGAGACCGACGCGAAGGCCCAGCAGCTGTTCGAAGAGTACCAGAGCTACGCGTCCTATGACGGCTCGCTTGTCTTCATGTCCGGCTGGAGTGGCATCGACTTCGGCCAATATGCGCCGACCGACGAGTTGAAGAAGGTCGAGACCAATGCCATCGTCTCGATGATCGAGCATTTCGGCGGTAAAGACCGGGTGTGGACTGTCGAGGAACTCGCCAAATGGGGCGGAATCGGCGGAACCGGTCCGGTATTCGTCGGATCGCCCTCGACTATCGCCGACATCCTGCAGGAATGGGTCGAAGAGACGGATATCGATGGCTTCAACCTCGCCTATGCGGTGACACCCGACAGCTTCGAGGCGGCGGTCGATCTGCTCGTTCCGGAACTACAGAAGCGTGGAGTGTATCCCACCGCCTATCGTCCGGGCACCCTGCGCGAAAAGCTCTTCGGTGAGGGACCTTATCTGCCGGCGACCCATCCAGCCAATGCCTATCGCGATATCGAGGCAGTTAAGCGTCGGGATGCGGAAGTGGCCACACCGTTGCGCCAGTCGGCCGGCGTCTAG
- a CDS encoding ABC transporter ATP-binding protein, with protein sequence MPVSEATKSTQTETRKRPLVVMEQISKVFSNGTLALSGMSLHVENGEFISLLGPSGCGKSTALRIIAGLGGASSGRIDWPSSRINAKGLPEGDISFVFQEPTLLPWKTVFGNVHLPLKLRGVSKAVAHDQIMETLATVGLQDFAQAYPRELSGGMKMRVSIARALVTKPKLLLMDEPFAALDEITRQKLNDDVLSLWQKTGITVIFVTHSVYESAYLSNRIVVMKARPGRVHSDFPLKTSGERDPLYRSSEEYRQVCEKVSRSLIEAIGWREAH encoded by the coding sequence ATGCCAGTGTCCGAAGCTACCAAATCCACCCAAACCGAGACGCGCAAGCGGCCGCTCGTCGTCATGGAACAGATCTCCAAGGTCTTCTCCAACGGCACGCTGGCGCTATCGGGCATGTCGCTCCATGTGGAAAACGGCGAGTTCATCAGCCTGCTCGGCCCTTCCGGTTGCGGCAAGTCGACGGCCTTGCGGATCATTGCAGGCCTTGGCGGCGCTTCGAGCGGCAGGATCGATTGGCCCAGTTCGCGCATCAACGCCAAGGGTCTGCCGGAGGGCGATATCAGCTTCGTTTTCCAGGAGCCGACGCTGCTTCCCTGGAAGACTGTGTTTGGCAATGTCCATCTGCCGCTGAAGCTCAGGGGCGTGTCGAAAGCGGTGGCACACGATCAGATCATGGAAACGCTGGCAACCGTCGGCCTCCAGGATTTTGCGCAAGCTTATCCCCGCGAATTGTCGGGCGGCATGAAGATGCGGGTTTCGATCGCTCGCGCTCTGGTAACCAAACCGAAGCTGCTTTTGATGGACGAGCCCTTTGCGGCCCTCGACGAAATTACCCGACAGAAACTGAACGACGATGTTCTCAGCCTTTGGCAGAAGACCGGCATCACCGTCATCTTCGTCACGCATTCCGTCTATGAATCCGCCTATCTCTCCAATCGTATCGTCGTCATGAAGGCACGGCCCGGCCGTGTTCATAGCGATTTTCCGCTGAAAACCAGCGGCGAGCGCGATCCTCTTTATCGTTCGTCTGAAGAGTATCGGCAGGTGTGCGAAAAAGTGTCCCGTTCCCTGATCGAAGCCATCGGCTGGCGGGAGGCCCATTGA
- a CDS encoding LysR substrate-binding domain-containing protein yields MLHSRRLLYINEIARCGSIRKAAARLNVASSAINRQILALEEEMGAPLFERLPRGLRLTAAGELCIEHIREVLKNYERLEGRIRSLKMQQAGKVRIVATVGLASGPLPEIIARFLSEHPRVFVQLRNDAGSTTMAPVVSGEVDLGLGFNIPAMPGIRSLVNFDIPIGVVLPPGHPLIGPGPINLADVVEERLLLAQPGTSLREVINLMLARLSVQVEPVLESNASEMLKQLVKCGAGLTLLNPLDVLTECRRGELVFRPIAEPHSRPQPMKLIARARAPLDAATSLFVEYLLAELAGIVEELQAKGHIIPPSERRRADAYFE; encoded by the coding sequence ATGCTGCACTCGCGACGGCTTCTCTATATCAATGAAATCGCCCGCTGCGGCTCGATCCGCAAGGCTGCCGCGCGCCTCAACGTGGCCTCATCGGCGATCAACCGGCAGATCCTGGCGCTGGAGGAGGAAATGGGCGCGCCGCTTTTCGAACGGCTGCCTCGCGGGCTCAGACTGACGGCGGCCGGCGAGCTCTGTATCGAGCACATTCGCGAGGTTCTGAAGAATTACGAGCGGCTGGAGGGCCGCATTCGCAGTCTCAAGATGCAGCAAGCGGGCAAGGTTCGTATCGTTGCCACCGTCGGACTGGCCTCAGGTCCACTGCCCGAGATCATCGCGCGTTTTCTTTCCGAGCATCCAAGGGTCTTCGTCCAGCTGCGCAATGATGCCGGATCGACGACGATGGCGCCGGTCGTCTCCGGAGAAGTGGATCTCGGACTTGGCTTCAACATTCCGGCCATGCCGGGCATTCGCTCCCTTGTCAATTTCGACATACCGATCGGCGTCGTCCTGCCGCCCGGCCATCCGCTGATCGGGCCCGGGCCCATCAATCTCGCCGATGTCGTAGAGGAGCGGCTATTGCTTGCGCAGCCCGGGACGAGCCTGCGCGAGGTCATCAATCTGATGCTGGCGCGCCTTTCCGTGCAGGTCGAACCGGTGCTGGAGAGCAATGCGTCGGAAATGTTGAAGCAGCTGGTAAAATGCGGAGCAGGGCTGACATTGCTCAATCCGCTCGATGTGCTGACGGAGTGTCGCCGGGGAGAGCTGGTCTTCCGGCCGATCGCCGAGCCGCATTCGCGGCCTCAACCGATGAAACTCATCGCCCGCGCGCGAGCACCGCTCGATGCCGCCACCAGCCTTTTCGTCGAATATCTGCTTGCTGAATTGGCGGGGATCGTCGAGGAGCTGCAGGCGAAGGGACATATCATCCCGCCCTCTGAGCGACGCCGCGCGGACGCCTATTTCGAATAG
- a CDS encoding chromate transporter, whose amino-acid sequence MTTTLLSLAIIFTQLSLLAFGGGNSILPEMHRQVVDVQHWMTAQEFGALFALAQAAPGPNLMVVPLVGWHVAGWAGMLVTSVAKFGPSSVLTYLVLHLWNRFKDRPWRRIVQAGLVPMTAGLVTASAAVITEASTQGWILAAIAAAGALVLSTTRVHPLIVLGSGALIGLSGIGQV is encoded by the coding sequence ATGACCACGACCCTGCTTTCTCTCGCAATCATTTTCACCCAGCTTTCGCTGCTGGCTTTCGGTGGCGGCAATTCCATTCTCCCCGAAATGCATCGGCAGGTCGTCGATGTGCAGCATTGGATGACGGCGCAGGAATTCGGTGCGCTGTTCGCCTTGGCCCAGGCGGCTCCCGGTCCTAATCTGATGGTCGTGCCGCTGGTCGGCTGGCACGTTGCCGGATGGGCTGGAATGCTGGTGACTTCGGTGGCAAAGTTCGGTCCTTCTTCGGTCCTGACTTATCTGGTGCTCCATCTGTGGAACCGCTTCAAGGACAGGCCGTGGCGAAGGATCGTCCAGGCGGGATTGGTGCCGATGACCGCCGGGCTCGTCACCGCCAGCGCGGCCGTCATCACCGAAGCATCAACCCAGGGCTGGATTCTGGCGGCCATAGCCGCAGCCGGTGCACTTGTCCTTTCGACGACGCGCGTCCATCCGCTCATCGTTCTGGGCTCTGGCGCATTGATCGGGTTGAGTGGCATTGGCCAGGTATGA
- a CDS encoding creatininase family protein → MTKPFYWNELNTYDFAGLSPDTTIAILPIASTEQHGPHLPIATDVAIAEGMLAELRVQRPDDLDFLVLPLQEIGKANEHVYGPGTLSLSAELLIPVWTAIGAKVAEAGIRKMVIVNSHGGNVDIMSIVARELRVRYQMAVVATQWTRFGTPDGMIDEHEQRFGIHGGDVETSLMLHFRPDLVRMEKAENFASKAEWMTEHSKYLQPLPPHSLAWIAHDLNPNGVVGNAANGTADKGALICSHEIAGFIEMLRDLRDYPLANLYSK, encoded by the coding sequence ATGACGAAGCCCTTCTATTGGAATGAACTCAACACCTATGATTTCGCCGGTCTCTCGCCCGATACCACCATCGCGATCCTGCCGATCGCCTCGACGGAGCAACACGGTCCACATCTGCCGATTGCCACGGATGTCGCGATCGCCGAGGGCATGCTGGCCGAGTTGAGGGTCCAGCGCCCGGACGATCTCGATTTCCTCGTCCTTCCGCTGCAGGAGATCGGCAAGGCCAACGAACACGTCTACGGCCCTGGCACGCTGTCGCTGAGCGCAGAGTTGCTGATCCCGGTCTGGACCGCGATCGGCGCGAAGGTCGCTGAAGCAGGCATCCGCAAAATGGTGATCGTCAATTCCCACGGCGGAAATGTGGATATCATGAGCATCGTCGCGCGCGAACTGCGCGTGCGTTACCAGATGGCCGTGGTCGCCACGCAATGGACGCGCTTCGGTACGCCTGATGGTATGATCGACGAGCACGAGCAGCGCTTTGGCATCCATGGCGGCGACGTCGAGACCTCGCTCATGCTGCATTTCCGGCCTGATCTGGTCCGGATGGAAAAGGCTGAGAATTTCGCCTCCAAGGCGGAATGGATGACGGAGCATTCGAAATATCTGCAGCCTTTGCCGCCGCATTCGCTCGCCTGGATCGCGCATGATCTCAATCCGAACGGTGTGGTCGGTAATGCGGCCAATGGCACGGCGGACAAGGGCGCACTCATCTGCAGCCATGAGATCGCAGGCTTCATCGAGATGCTGCGGGATCTGCGCGACTACCCGCTTGCCAACCTCTATTCGAAATAG
- a CDS encoding ABC transporter permease has translation MSDSTSLPTTLSIESANAPAAPAARKRSIERALGIFVPILTVLALLVLWQLLVVGTEIPQYILPSPIAVAKALVSDWGILWPALWVTTEITFISLILALIGGVGFAIFLVQSRWIELAFYPLAVILQVTPIVAIAPLILIYAPTREAALLICGFLVAFFPILSNMVQGLKSVDHNLLNLFDLYGASRWQALLHLKLPAAQPYFMTGLRIGGGLSLIASVVAEFAAGSGGPNSGLAFRLLEAQYRQNMPRLFAALLLLSALGVAIFAFTSFISWLSLHRWHESSLKREN, from the coding sequence ATGAGCGACAGCACCAGCCTGCCCACCACTCTTTCCATTGAATCGGCCAATGCGCCTGCAGCCCCCGCAGCCAGGAAGCGCAGCATCGAACGTGCGCTCGGCATCTTCGTGCCCATCCTGACCGTCCTTGCGCTTCTTGTCCTCTGGCAGCTTCTGGTCGTCGGCACCGAGATTCCGCAATATATTCTGCCAAGCCCGATCGCCGTCGCCAAGGCGCTCGTTTCCGACTGGGGCATCTTGTGGCCGGCTCTGTGGGTGACCACCGAGATCACCTTCATATCGCTGATCCTGGCGCTGATCGGCGGCGTCGGCTTTGCGATCTTCCTCGTGCAGTCCCGCTGGATCGAACTCGCCTTCTATCCGCTGGCCGTCATCCTGCAGGTGACGCCGATCGTGGCGATCGCGCCGCTGATCCTGATCTATGCGCCGACGCGCGAAGCAGCGCTCTTAATTTGCGGCTTCCTCGTCGCCTTCTTTCCGATCCTCTCCAACATGGTGCAGGGATTGAAGAGCGTCGACCATAATCTGCTCAACCTCTTCGATCTCTACGGCGCCTCGCGCTGGCAGGCCTTGCTGCATCTGAAGCTGCCGGCAGCCCAGCCTTATTTCATGACGGGCTTGAGGATAGGCGGCGGCCTGTCGCTGATCGCATCGGTGGTCGCGGAATTCGCCGCCGGCTCGGGCGGTCCGAACTCCGGCCTGGCATTCCGCCTGCTGGAGGCGCAATACCGCCAGAACATGCCGCGGCTCTTCGCAGCCTTGCTTCTCCTGTCGGCGCTCGGCGTCGCCATCTTCGCCTTTACCTCCTTCATCTCATGGCTGAGCCTGCATCGCTGGCATGAGAGCAGCCTCAAGCGGGAGAACTAA